In the Streptomyces collinus Tu 365 genome, one interval contains:
- a CDS encoding DUF6197 family protein, producing the protein MNTRTDTDFTPIDQDLYAKAFQLLDPGPTPEPTATEASAASVPSPRPAAPPVRRTGPVERTLTDALAFLDTHGWARFTLVHPEGARCSIGALRAAAGARNAAYCDAGNLLLDEARRQHGKKWETIPSWNDSHTGAQVRSVWDAAIRRARRMSI; encoded by the coding sequence ATGAACACCCGCACCGACACCGACTTCACCCCCATCGACCAAGACCTGTACGCGAAGGCGTTCCAGCTCCTCGACCCCGGCCCCACCCCGGAGCCCACAGCCACCGAGGCCTCGGCGGCTTCCGTGCCGTCCCCCCGCCCCGCCGCCCCGCCGGTGCGCCGGACCGGCCCGGTGGAAAGGACCCTCACCGACGCGCTCGCATTCCTCGACACCCACGGCTGGGCCAGGTTCACCCTCGTCCACCCCGAGGGCGCCCGCTGCTCCATCGGCGCGCTGCGCGCAGCGGCCGGCGCCCGCAACGCCGCCTACTGCGACGCCGGGAACCTCCTCCTGGACGAGGCCCGCCGCCAGCACGGCAAGAAGTGGGAGACGATCCCCTCCTGGAACGATTCCCACACCGGAGCGCAGGTGCGTAGCGTGTGGGATGCCGCCATCCGGCGCGCCCGCCGCATGAGCATCTGA